The Fusarium falciforme chromosome 7, complete sequence genome window below encodes:
- a CDS encoding Thiamine-BP domain-containing protein, translating into MSLVVLKSIHPNQTASEIADMDYSLLSTPPSCCADFALVPIGTGNPSIAAELAEVQRYLKSSGLKHTMHSTGTTLEGSWDEVMAAIGKAHAVVHQRNVAKVQSTVTVSTRTDKRETMEGKVDPVERAA; encoded by the exons ATGAGCCTTGTTGTACTTAAATCAATTCACCCGAACCAAACCGCGTCTGAGATTGCCGATATGGACTATAGTTTGCTCTCTACGCCGCCATCGTGTTGCGCCGATTTTGCTCTTGTTCCT ATTGGAACAGGCAACCCGTCGATCGCCGCCGAACTCGCAGAGGTGCAGCGATATCTCAAGTCTAGTGGGCTGAAGCATACAATGCACTCCACTGGCACCACGCTCG AAGGCAGCTGGGACGAAGTCATGGCGGCGATCGGTAAGGCACATGCCGTGGTTCATCAGCGTAACGTGGCGAAGGTTCAGTCGACGGTGACTGTTAGCACCAG GACCGATAAGAGGGAGACCATGGAGGGCAAGGTAGACCCGGTCGAAAGAGCAGCCTAA
- a CDS encoding Beta-lactamase domain-containing protein has product MSPPETPLTIADKIGSFQLSSLDPAGAAFTPLLYRLREETFPGRTTQIRHGSYLRRFVKGPPLDIDLATSKKLDANLESVMREFGWTGCVVVRNGVIRVEEYRHGNSPASRNDIQSVTKSFMTTILGIAQQQGKLSANDTVGRHVEELKDTAWKDVPLLALANMSAGVVEISEEARPPDVPNPMYATDLYPQRDTNAVLNWLRTFRKVAEPWEEFHYYNPNFYVLSIAISRATQVPLEEYISSQIWEPAGMQYDAYMRTTGAGQIDGHGGLSVTLTDMTRFGCFILDALKGEGKGPALPAGWFQDISEAKTSEGPRAAGGNDIIPTFGYETGWWTPAKGAEGGPLRENGAFAGLGMYGQSLYVIPKLDTIIAVQSGYPEHSWDIFAGNIDFATAVVKALQKEDKQTSAT; this is encoded by the coding sequence ATGTCGCCGCCAGAAACACCCCTCACGATAGCCGACAAGATTGGCAGCTTCCAGCTCTCCTCTCTCGATCCCGCTGGTGCAGCCTTCACCCCTCTTCTCTACAGATTGCGTGAAGAGACATTTCCAGGACGAACAACTCAAATCAGACATGGCTCTTATCTGAGACGCTTTGTCAAGGGGCCACCTCTCGATATCGACTTGGCAACTAGCAAAAAACTTGACGCCAATCTCGAGAGTGTTATGCGCGAGTTTGGATGGACTGGCTGCGTTGTTGTTCGGAATGGTGTGATCAGGGTGGAAGAGTACAGGCATGGAAACTCTCCTGCGTCTCGCAACGACATACAGTCAGTCACCAAGTCTTTCATGACGACTATTCTGGGCATCGCTCAGCAGCAGGGCAAGTTGTCCGCCAATGACACCGTTGGCCGCCACGTCGAAGAGTTGAAGGACACTGCATGGAAGGACGTGCCCTTGCTGGCTCTCGCCAACATGTCTGCTGGTGTTGTCGAAATCTCAGAGGAAGCACGGCCGCCAGATGTTCCTAACCCAATGTACGCGACCGACCTCTATCCTCAGCGTGACACCAATGCCGTGCTCAACTGGCTACGGACATTCAGAAAAGTGGCTGAACCTTGGGAAGAGTTTCACTACTACAACCCCAACTTTTACGTGTTGTCGATTGCCATTTCCCGAGCAACTCAAGTGCCGCTGGAGGAGTACATTTCTAGTCAAATCTGGGAGCCCGCTGGAATGCAGTACGATGCGTACATGCGAACAACCGGGGCGGGACAGATTGATGGGCATGGAGGTCTGTCAGTCACCTTGACTGACATGACTCGCTTTGGGTGCTTCATCCTAGACGCCCTCAagggagaaggaaaaggtccTGCCTTGCCAGCAGGTTGGTTTCAGGATATTTCCGAAGCCAAGACTAGCGAAGGACCAAGAGCTGCTGGAGGGAACGACATTATTCCGACATTTGGGTACGAAACGGGCTGGTGGACGCCTGCCAAGGGTGCAGAGGGAGGTCCGCTGAGGGAGAATGGAGCGTTTGCCGGGCTTGGAATGTATGGTCAATCCCTCTATGTTATCCCCAAGTTGGACACTATCATCGCGGTTCAGTCAGGATATCCCGAGCATTCATGGGACATATTTGCTGGGAACATTGACTTTGCTACCGCTGTTGTCAAGGCGCTGCAAAAAGAGGACAAACAAACATCAGCGACATGA
- a CDS encoding NACHT domain-containing protein translates to MLGPIKLALIAATVWADSIKQLLDAYEEIGEALSNLVFFHTLIKSNGAEHLRRALEDYFSDILRFHRCVLVVFSRPNWITFFKAAWGSFRRQVEPIIRALKLRQEKLSHERLQAHAIHQGVQDFRGHADDRFDRLEADLDRIRNALASECLKRQTSVEDQDMKEILEDKLNISKFGSRSRLDSPELSSPSAGDWIFQHPHFQAWERATSSQGNILFLNGSPGAGKTTLAMKVIRYLTGKDPIHGSTVHFLFRHDDDDRKSAKPMLRTILAQLIQQDETIMRYLYEKSAPMSSNLELSSLATLQDLTRECLTSQRSVSVVLDGLDECAENEPNSIVTWFLDKVLPSAASRGCHLRLLVCGQRDGRLDQLLSAQPQIRLDTLHSHQRDIEEYSKSRAAEICARFSQTPEQEEELATKVAKTSQGMFLYTKVVMSNFLSMDSVDEFEDEMQSDRFPEDLYKAYERIIQRVLEKAKPSRQKTVKKILGWIICSQRPLRWREIQSRFCINAEKGTCNPKRRRLDNCKDICSSLVDVTICDMFGGLQSEQIIQMVHETAGRYLVQRGTIDLLQEHADLALFCCRYLSSRPFLQDPETDSTQNALQSGYFGFLDYATVNYCYHVEEAQKHASGPPADVVSSAVGLLTAYSDNPSNQSIRKMEICAQTVTNTLRTQNIDARIHSRVIVIRGAGESQHRDLSKEGAYLDLSGPLRFKCPRVFCSRFLTGFRSQDARDEHLDRHERPYRCTHTDCFLHDVGCESRERLEAHRKAFHQNSSKLAVSFPSTKSTKSRDISEACRKGKLEEVRQFHLSGESLHTTWTGSYVTPLFVATKAGHAHICKYIIDQGIDPFKERHWMGRDWSSMLEAIRRANAPIVELFLQSQYEATIAHFPRYIAVAILSGNLETLELLLGSQTVLDHATIVEQVTNELMSTTSDLKRWLKDQPADSSLPLVQALSSGTLVLQNTALARKFCSNAVAYCTKHCNQSVILFPCFY, encoded by the exons ATGCTG GGGCCCATTAAGCTCGCTCTCATAGCTGCCACAGTTTGGGCCGACTCCATCAAGCAACTCCTAGATGCTTACGAGGAGATTGGGGAGGCGCTCAGCAacctcgtcttcttccacACACTCATCAAAAGCAACGGCGCAGAACACCTCAGGCGAGCCCTGGAGGACTACTTTTCTGACATTCTTCGGTTCCATCGCTGCGTTCTAGTTGTTTTTTCTCGACCTA ATTGGATAACGTTCTTCAAGGCGGCATGGGGAAGCTTCCGGCGTCAGGTCGAGCCGATCATCCGGGCGCTCAAGCTTCGACAGGAGAAGCTATCTCACGAGAGGCTGCAGGCACATGCCATCCATCAAGGAGTTCAGGACTTCCGAGGGCATGCTGATGACCGGTTTGATAGGCTTGAAGCAGATCTCGACAGGATCCGCAATGCGTTGGCCTCTGAATGCCTGAAGCGCCAGACATCAGTTGAAGATCAAGATATGAAGGAGATTTTGGAGGACAAGCTCAATATTTCGAAGTTTGGGTCTCGCAGTCGGCTGGATTCCCCGGAACTAAGCTCTCCGTCTGCCGGTGATTGGATCTTTCAGCATCCTCACTTTCAGGCGTGGGAAAGGGCAACATCCTCTCAAGGAAATATTCTATTCTTGAACGGCTCACCTGGCGCTG GTAAAACAACATTGGCGATGAAAGTTATTCGCTACCTCACGGGCAAGGACCCTATCCATGGCAGTACAGTCCACTTCCTCTTCAGacacgatgatgacgatcgAAAATCTGCCAAGCCGATGCTCCGAACGATCCTGGCTCAGTTGATTCAACAAGACGAAACCATCATGCGATACTTGTATGAGAAGTCCGCTCCCATGAGCAGCAATCTCGAGCTCTCTAGTCTCGCAACTCTTCAAGACTTGACCCGCGAGTGCTTGACCAGCCAACGCAGCGTATCTGTGGTacttgatggtcttgacgaGTGTGCTGAGAACGAACCCAACTCAATCGTTACCTGGTTTCTAGACAAGGTTCTTCCCTCCGCAGCCTCACGGGGTTGTCATCTCAGGTTGTTGGTCTGCGGACAGAGAGACGGGCGACTCGATCAACTGTTGTCAGCGCAGCCCCAGATCAGGCTTGACACGCTTCATTCTCACCAAAGGGACATTGAGGAGTACTCGAAATCTCGAGCCGCCGAGATATGCGCGAGGTTCTCCCAGACAccggaacaagaagaagagcttgcCACCAAAGTAGCAAAGACATCACAAG GCATGTTCTTGTATACTAAAGTTGTCATGTCCAATTTCTTATCCATGGATTCGGTCGATGAATTTGAAGATGAGATGCAGAGCGACAGGTTCCCCGAAGACCTGTACAAAGC TTACGAACGAATCATTCAAAGAGTGCTAGAAAAGGCCAAGCCATCACGACAGAAGACGGTCAAGAAGATCTTGGGTTGGATCATTTGCTCCCAGAGGCCTCTTCGATGGCGCGAGATACAGTCAAGGTTCTGCATCAATGCAGAAAAGGGAACCTGCAACCCCAAGCGTCGCCGCCTCGACAACTGCAAGGACATCTGCAGCTCGCTCGTTGACGTCACGATCTGCGATATGTTTGGGGGCCTTCAGTCCGAGCAGATCATACAGATGGTCCACGAGACAGCTGGAAG ATACCTTGTCCAGAGAGGCACCATTGATCTTCTGCAGGAGCATGCCGACTTGGCTCTCTTCTGTTGTCGTTACCTTTCTTCTCGGCCCTTTCTCCAAGACCCAGAAACTGACAGCACCCAAAACGCTCTCCAATCTGGTTATTTCGGGTTCCTCGACTATGCCACGGTTAACTATTGTTATCATGTTGAAGAAGCACAGAAGCATGCATCTGGGCCCCCAGCGGACGTTGTCTCGTCTGCGGTGGGCTTGCTCACAGCTTATTCCGACAACCCTTCAAATCAATCGATTCGCAAGATGGAGATTTGCGCTCAAACAGTAACAAATACGCTCCGCACACAGAATATCGACGCGCGAATACACTCTCGCGTGATCGTCATTCGAGGGGCAGGAGAGTCACAACACCGCGACCTTTCCAAAGAGGGTGCATACCTGGATCTCTCTGGTCCCCTGAGATTCAAATGCCCCAGAGTCTTCTGTTCCAGGTTCCTTACCGGATTTCGAAGCCAAGACGCTCGCGATGAGCACCTTGACAGGCATGAACGGCCGTATAGGTGCACCCACACTGACTGTTTTCTCCATGACGTTGGGTGTGAGTCCCGCGAGCGTCTTGAAGCACATCGTAAGGCTTTTCACCAGAATTCTTCCAAATTGGCGGTCTCATTTCCTTCCACCAAGAGCACCAAATCAAGAGACATTTCCGAAGCTTGCCGAAAAGGCAAACTTGAGGAAGTCAGACAATTCCATCTTTCGGGAGAGTCTCTCCACACGACGTGGACAGGGAGCTATGTCACACCGCTATTTGTCGCCACAAAAGCCGGGCATGCCCATATCTGCAAGTATATCATTGATCAAGGAATCGATCCTTTTAAGGAGCGTCACTGGATGGGAAGAGACTGGTCATCGATGCTCGAGGCCATCCGCAGAGCGAATGCACCAATTGTGGAGCTCTTTTTGCAATCACAATATGAAGCCACCATCGCCCATTTTCCACGTTATATTGCCGTAGCTATCCTGTCTGGCAATTTGGAGACCTTGGAACTCCTCCTGGGGTCGCAAACCGTTCTCGACCACGCGACGATTGTTGAGCAAGTTACCAACGAATTAATGTCGACGACCTCGGACCTCAAACGATGGCTCAAAGACCAACCTGCAGATTCTTCCTTG CCCCTGGTGCAAGCTCTCTCATCAGGAACCCTGGTTCTGCAGAATACCGCGCTTGCAAGAAAGTTTTGCAGCAACGCGGTAGCTTACTGCACGAAGCACTGCAATCAAAGTGTCATCCTCTTTCCATGTTTCTACTAG
- a CDS encoding Epoxide hydrolase: MLFSRWFALSFFPLRGLCVPYSTESIQRRQSGSLDSSAISQVSIAKRAPSSLAEPRGLEPLRYINTTRLQVGYYEDGPADGKVVLLLHGWPYDIHSYAEVAPALVKQGYRVIVPYLRGNGPTTFLRADTFRSGEQAALGYDIIELLDALDIPSAIFAGYDWGGRGACVAAALWPERCDGLVSVNSYLIQDLSKASIPLDAKIEAGFWYFYYFLTPRGEAALAEHPKDIARVVWDKNSPRWNYTEADLNRAAETFINPDYISVVTHVYKHRLLYAPGDPDYAEFEKALLAQPRISVPTVTLDGLADGNFPPTNGSSSAQYFTGPRVHHQVADAGHNLPQEKPKEFVDAVLEVASLGK; the protein is encoded by the coding sequence ATGTTGTTTTCACGCTGGTTTGCGCTGTCCTTTTTTCCTCTTCGGGGATTATGCGTCCCTTATTCAACAGAATCCATTCAGCGCAGACAATCGGGCTCACTTGACTCGTCTGCCATATCACAGGTGTCGATTGCCAAACGAGCACCATCATCTCTTGCCGAGCCTCGTGGACTTGAACCTCTCCGCTACATCAATACCACCCGCCTTCAAGTTGGCTACTATGAAGACGGCCCAGCAGACGGCAAGGTTGTTCTTCTCCTGCACGGCTGGCCATACGATATTCACAGCTACGCCGAGGTGGCTCCAGCATTGGTCAAGCAAGGATATAGGGTCATAGTCCCTTACCTTCGCGGTAATGGTCCAACGACTTTTCTGCGGGCTGACACTTTCCGTTCTGGCGAGCAAGCTGCACTTGGCTATGATATCATTGAGCTCTTAGATGCGCTCGATATCCCTTCAGCAATCTTTGCCGGGTACGACTGGGGCGGTCGAGGTGCCTGCGTTGCAGCGGCTCTGTGGCCGGAGCGATGTGACGGCCTTGTCTCCgttaatagctaccttatcCAAGATCTATCGAAAGCTTCGATTCCTCTCGACGCCAAAATCGAGGCCGGATTTTGGTACTTCTACTACTTTCTTACTCCTCGCGGTGAAGCGGCCCTCGCAGAGCATCCCAAGGATATTGCCCGAGTCGTTTGGGATAAGAATTCCCCACGATGGAACTACACCGAGGCTGATCTAAACCGGGCTGCTGAGACATTTATCAACCCCGATTATATCTCGGTAGTCACCCACGTCTACAAACACCGCCTGCTTTATGCACCAGGAGATCCAGATTATGCGGAGTTTGAGAAGGCTCTCCTGGCTCAGCCACGTATTTCTGTTCCTACGGTTACACTAGATGGACTAGCAGACGGTAACTTCCCGCCTACGAACGGGTCGTCGTCTGCCCAGTATTTCACTGGACCAAGGGTGCATCACCAGGTGGCCGATGCAGGCCATAACCTACCACAAGAGAAGCCAAAAGAATTCGTTGATGCCGTACTTGAAGTGGCTAGTTTAGGAAAGTAG